The window ACGATCCAAAGCATATTGTGTACGTTTGGTTTGATGCGTTAATTAACTACATAACCGCAATTGGATATGGATGGGATGAAAAAAACTTTGAACATTTTTGGAAAAACAATCCCAACATTATCCACATTATTGGAAAAGACATCACTCGTTTTCATTGTGTCATCTGGCCGGCAATGCTGATGAGCGCTGGCATTAAGCTTCCTTCGCACATTTTTGGTCACGGCTTTGTTTCATTCAAAGGCGAAAAAATGAGCAAGAGCTTGGGCAATGTAGTAACACCGCTGGACATCACCAAAACCTATGGCGCCGATGCACTTCGCTATTACCTTATGCGCGAAGGCAGCTTTGGAAACGACAGCGATTTCATCTGGGAAAATTTTGTTCATCGCTACAACGGCGAACTGGCAAATGGCCTTGGCAACTTAGTCAGCCGAACGGTAGGCATGGCGACGCAATATCTAGAAGGAAAAGTAAAACTCACTTCTGATTTCGACGAAGCTGCTTCTCATTTAAAAGAATGTGCACATAAAATTTTTGGCCACTTCAAAGAAGACTTGTCGGGTGAAAAAGGTGACATCCAATTTCACAACGCCCTTCTAAGCCTTTGGGAATGCATGGCTGCGGCTGATAAGTATATCAACGATACAAAACCATGGTTACTTGCAAAAGAGAAAAACTTTGAACGCATCAACACTATTTTGGCCCACGTTCTAGAATCTTTACGCATCGTCACTCCACTGCTTTCAGTTTTTCTTCCAGATACAGCTGAAAAAATGTGGAAGCAACTTGGGTTTGCTTTCGACGGGAATCTTAAATCCGTTGACCTAGAAAAAACTTGTAAGTGGATTCTTTGGAGTAATCACGAAATAATAATTTCTCAATCAGATTCACTCTTCCCGCGCATTGAACTCGAGAAAAAACCTGAGCAAAAAGAAACACCGAAAAAATCAAACGTAAAACCGGAGAAAAAAATGGATCAAGCACAAAACGAATACATTGGCATCGAAGACTTTGCAAAAGTAGAATTAAAAATCGCTACCATCTTAGAAGCTGAAAAAATTGAAGGCGCAGACAAACTGCTCAAATTTCAAGTGGAACTTGGCGAAGAAAAACGCCAAATTGTTTCGGGCATCGCAAAACATTTTGCACCAGAAGAACTCATCGGAAAACAAGTGGTGGTTGTCACCAACCTCAAACCCGTAAAACTCCGCGGAGTAGAATCTGAAGGTATGATTTTAGCCGCCAGCAACGATGACATGCTTACCTTGGTTAGCCCGCTGGCCAGCATCAGCTCTGGCGCTAAGGTGAAGTAAGTTTTTACTTAATCGTTAAATCATCTAAATCAGGAAAGAAATCTTCTACCGGGCCAGTTTCTACTGGTTTCGGTTTTGGCTTTCTTGTGGCAGGTTTTGAAAAGCCATGGCGATACAATGGCAAGTCATCGGAG is drawn from Deltaproteobacteria bacterium CG11_big_fil_rev_8_21_14_0_20_42_23 and contains these coding sequences:
- a CDS encoding methionine--tRNA ligase, which produces MLKLLRLLKKTKAKTMKNSPYYITTAIDYVNSTPHIGTAYEKIGADILARFHRMLGYDVRFQMGNDEHSINVYKAAKEKGLSPKAYCDEMRKKFEATWKELNISYDGFIQTSDEHHEKGVQKLFQTILDNGDIYSSKYEGWYCDSCEAYYTEKDLVDKKCPQHKTEARWISEDNYFFALRKYQNKLQKYIEKNPDFIQPAKRRNEILGLLREGLEDVSVSRSSFNWGITLPNDPKHIVYVWFDALINYITAIGYGWDEKNFEHFWKNNPNIIHIIGKDITRFHCVIWPAMLMSAGIKLPSHIFGHGFVSFKGEKMSKSLGNVVTPLDITKTYGADALRYYLMREGSFGNDSDFIWENFVHRYNGELANGLGNLVSRTVGMATQYLEGKVKLTSDFDEAASHLKECAHKIFGHFKEDLSGEKGDIQFHNALLSLWECMAAADKYINDTKPWLLAKEKNFERINTILAHVLESLRIVTPLLSVFLPDTAEKMWKQLGFAFDGNLKSVDLEKTCKWILWSNHEIIISQSDSLFPRIELEKKPEQKETPKKSNVKPEKKMDQAQNEYIGIEDFAKVELKIATILEAEKIEGADKLLKFQVELGEEKRQIVSGIAKHFAPEELIGKQVVVVTNLKPVKLRGVESEGMILAASNDDMLTLVSPLASISSGAKVK